A region of Jonquetella anthropi DSM 22815 DNA encodes the following proteins:
- a CDS encoding methyltransferase family protein, whose amino-acid sequence MSPSETTRPDLARLRALTFQYRGAIWTLLFVLILLLAKPSVCRAWTGGVLVVLGQLLRIWGAGCIRLYRGEKVKAVQLTTWGPYSIVRNPLYVANGIMGLGWALMAGWAAVVVFLAAFVGVYVLLIVPHEELFLKARFGAQYDAYCKKVKAFIPRLPSLQELSGPWSFDVIGTSEIHTMISTVIATVLILSRLYW is encoded by the coding sequence ATGAGTCCGAGCGAAACGACGCGGCCTGATCTGGCCCGGCTGAGAGCCCTAACGTTTCAGTACCGCGGGGCCATCTGGACCCTTCTGTTCGTCCTGATTCTTCTGCTCGCCAAGCCTTCGGTCTGCCGCGCTTGGACCGGCGGCGTTCTGGTCGTCTTGGGACAGCTGCTCAGAATCTGGGGGGCCGGCTGCATTCGCCTTTACCGGGGCGAAAAGGTGAAGGCCGTTCAGCTGACCACGTGGGGACCGTACAGCATCGTCCGAAACCCGCTCTACGTGGCCAACGGCATCATGGGCCTCGGCTGGGCCCTGATGGCCGGCTGGGCGGCGGTGGTCGTTTTCCTCGCGGCGTTCGTCGGCGTGTACGTCCTGCTGATCGTCCCGCACGAGGAACTTTTCCTCAAAGCCCGCTTTGGGGCTCAATACGACGCTTACTGCAAAAAAGTCAAAGCGTTTATTCCCCGTCTGCCAAGCCTTCAGGAGCTCAGCGGGCCTTGGTCGTTTGACGTTATCGGGACGAGCGAGATTCACACGATGATTTCTACGGTGATCGCGACTGTTCTGATCCTGTCACGCCTGTATTGGTAA
- a CDS encoding GntR family transcriptional regulator encodes MSFHELFSDSEASQGRSYAIANTLRDAIYRGLIQENEQLHQSQLADQLGVSPIPLREALKQLESEGLVRFQGRRGAVVTGLSLAEAREIYDMITWIECGVFRLAFPLLTKRLLDDEERLLQTMEAEPDVVVWRDLNAQFHASLYEPADRPMTMDTLATLRRQVDRYIRVHLDSMRDESEKQHRRILQAAIKGDVEEAVAALAEHLENTSKDLQAHMRNRRRSRR; translated from the coding sequence ATGTCGTTTCATGAGCTTTTCAGCGACTCGGAAGCCTCTCAGGGGCGTTCGTACGCTATCGCGAATACCCTGAGGGACGCCATTTACCGAGGTCTGATACAGGAGAACGAGCAGCTCCATCAAAGCCAGCTGGCAGATCAGCTGGGCGTGAGCCCTATCCCGCTGCGCGAGGCTCTCAAACAGCTGGAGAGCGAAGGGCTCGTCCGATTCCAAGGCCGCCGCGGCGCTGTCGTGACGGGGCTGTCTTTGGCCGAGGCGCGGGAAATTTACGATATGATCACTTGGATTGAGTGCGGCGTGTTCCGCTTGGCGTTCCCTCTTCTGACTAAGCGCCTGTTGGACGACGAAGAACGGCTTTTGCAGACGATGGAGGCCGAGCCGGACGTGGTGGTATGGCGGGACCTGAACGCCCAATTTCACGCGTCGCTGTACGAGCCGGCCGATCGGCCGATGACGATGGACACGTTGGCTACGCTGAGGCGGCAGGTTGACCGGTATATCCGCGTTCACTTGGACAGCATGAGGGACGAGTCGGAAAAACAGCACCGGCGGATTCTCCAAGCGGCAATAAAAGGAGACGTCGAGGAAGCGGTCGCGGCTCTGGCAGAACACTTGGAAAACACGTCCAAGGATCTGCAGGCGCACATGAGAAACCGCCGCCGCTCCCGCCGCTGA
- a CDS encoding MGMT family protein: MTLSIEHCLLAPSGSVVLSSPLGNWWMEWCDRGVLATCATTARENNHFVPDWLSDAWNAVWNGEDVHLTLCTPRPLSPFFSRVYGAIIRLLPEPGATATPQEIVQSCGLSGSVSSVVKALRQNPWPLFLPCHRVVTPSSQAQSGPLERISAQLRSYEQSLRQMSSGIADKFTSAKAWVLQSFFPSKESETPNE, encoded by the coding sequence ATGACATTGAGCATTGAACACTGTCTTTTAGCGCCTTCCGGTTCGGTCGTGCTGTCAAGCCCGCTGGGGAATTGGTGGATGGAATGGTGCGACCGCGGAGTACTGGCAACTTGCGCGACAACGGCCCGAGAGAATAACCATTTTGTGCCCGACTGGCTGAGCGATGCGTGGAACGCGGTCTGGAACGGCGAAGACGTGCACCTGACGCTCTGCACGCCTCGGCCTCTCTCTCCTTTTTTCAGCCGAGTCTACGGGGCGATCATTCGTCTCCTTCCGGAACCCGGCGCGACCGCTACCCCGCAGGAGATCGTTCAAAGCTGCGGCCTGAGCGGCAGCGTCTCATCGGTGGTCAAGGCGCTGCGGCAAAACCCGTGGCCTCTTTTTCTGCCCTGCCACCGGGTCGTCACGCCTTCAAGTCAGGCTCAAAGCGGTCCGTTAGAGCGAATCAGCGCTCAACTGCGGTCGTATGAGCAGTCACTTCGCCAGATGAGCAGCGGCATTGCCGATAAGTTCACGTCTGCAAAGGCTTGGGTGCTTCAGAGCTTCTTTCCTTCCAAAGAGAGCGAGACTCCTAACGAATAA
- a CDS encoding NAD-dependent epimerase/dehydratase family protein: MKRVIVVGSLGQIGTELVKKLRGRLGPDAVMATDIRADESGVLGDGPFQQLDARDAQGYADLVGSFAPDTIMHLAGLLSATAEKKPQLAWAINIGGLYNALEVAREKGCAVFFPSSIAAFGPNTPHDKTPQDTIQRPNTIYGVTKVSGELLCEYYHKKWGVDTRGVRFPGLISWQTLPGGGTTDYAVDIYYSAVQKGAYSSFIAAGTYMDMMYMPDAIDGVIQLMEANPSRLIHRCCFNITAMSFDPEEVAASIRKKMPSFKLSYDVDPVRQSIAESWPNSIDDTAARQEWDWNPKFDLDAMTDDMLANLKRKLA, encoded by the coding sequence GTGAAGAGAGTCATCGTCGTCGGATCTCTTGGACAGATCGGCACAGAGTTGGTTAAAAAACTCCGGGGCCGTCTTGGCCCCGATGCCGTCATGGCGACGGACATTCGGGCTGACGAATCTGGCGTTTTGGGCGATGGACCGTTTCAGCAGCTCGACGCGCGGGACGCGCAGGGATATGCCGACCTAGTGGGCTCGTTTGCGCCCGATACGATTATGCATCTGGCAGGCCTTCTGTCCGCGACGGCAGAGAAGAAGCCCCAACTGGCTTGGGCTATCAATATCGGCGGTCTGTACAACGCGCTGGAAGTCGCGCGGGAAAAGGGCTGCGCCGTGTTTTTCCCAAGCTCCATCGCGGCGTTTGGCCCGAACACGCCGCACGACAAAACGCCACAGGACACGATTCAGCGTCCCAACACCATTTACGGCGTGACGAAGGTCTCCGGCGAGCTTTTGTGCGAATACTACCACAAGAAGTGGGGCGTCGATACCCGCGGCGTCCGCTTCCCCGGGCTGATCTCCTGGCAGACGCTTCCTGGCGGCGGGACGACCGACTACGCCGTTGACATCTATTACAGCGCCGTTCAGAAAGGAGCCTATTCGTCCTTTATCGCGGCGGGAACCTACATGGACATGATGTACATGCCCGATGCTATCGACGGGGTGATTCAGCTCATGGAAGCTAATCCGTCCCGGCTGATTCACCGCTGCTGCTTTAACATCACGGCGATGAGTTTTGACCCCGAAGAGGTCGCCGCGTCCATTCGCAAGAAAATGCCGTCGTTTAAGCTCAGCTACGACGTCGACCCGGTACGCCAGAGCATTGCCGAAAGCTGGCCGAACTCGATCGATGACACGGCCGCCCGTCAGGAGTGGGACTGGAACCCCAAGTTCGACCTCGACGCGATGACCGACGACATGCTGGCCAACCTGAAACGGAAATTAGCCTGA
- a CDS encoding MBL fold metallo-hydrolase, whose translation MTPPEELAQRVSSWPKPEERPVVEPPGEITFLGTAGTRFVMVTQRRASGGMWIRLPEGDFSIDPGPGALVQACRLGLMKDRRLEGVLLTHRHLDHSSDLNALTEAMVTGNRKPCGLVALPVDAVTGPEPILFSYLRSKLARIHLWADGPLEIGSITVSTVLLRHHGVECRGLRFSSPYFADWGILSDTCYFPELAEFYRGCHTLIADVTLMEKVRWIQHLSVPDLPELMALSHVSRLVMTHMGNGILDAGPENLAQALSTPQCLVCAACDGMTLRLPEPTNLPIEK comes from the coding sequence ATGACGCCGCCGGAGGAACTCGCACAGAGGGTTTCAAGCTGGCCAAAGCCGGAGGAGCGTCCGGTTGTCGAGCCGCCCGGGGAAATAACGTTCTTGGGGACCGCGGGAACGCGGTTTGTCATGGTCACCCAGAGGCGCGCGTCCGGCGGCATGTGGATCAGGCTGCCGGAGGGGGATTTTTCAATCGATCCGGGGCCCGGCGCGTTGGTTCAGGCCTGTCGGCTGGGATTGATGAAAGATAGACGCCTCGAAGGGGTGCTTTTGACCCACCGGCACTTGGATCACAGCAGCGACCTAAACGCTCTGACAGAAGCGATGGTAACCGGCAACCGAAAGCCCTGCGGACTCGTTGCCCTGCCTGTTGACGCTGTCACGGGGCCGGAACCGATCTTATTCAGCTACCTTCGCTCCAAACTCGCCCGGATTCACCTCTGGGCCGACGGACCGCTGGAGATTGGAAGCATCACTGTCAGCACGGTACTGCTCCGTCACCACGGCGTCGAATGCCGGGGCCTTCGTTTTTCGTCGCCCTACTTCGCCGATTGGGGGATTTTAAGCGACACGTGCTACTTCCCTGAGCTGGCGGAGTTTTATCGAGGGTGTCACACCCTGATCGCCGACGTGACGCTGATGGAAAAAGTCAGGTGGATTCAGCACCTTTCCGTGCCGGACTTGCCGGAACTGATGGCGTTAAGCCACGTCAGCAGGCTGGTGATGACCCACATGGGCAACGGGATTTTAGACGCTGGGCCGGAAAACTTAGCGCAGGCCCTCTCTACCCCTCAGTGTCTCGTCTGCGCGGCTTGTGACGGCATGACGCTCCGTCTTCCCGAGCCTACGAACCTGCCAATTGAAAAATAA
- a CDS encoding polyribonucleotide nucleotidyltransferase translates to MEKTYSLTVGGQELQFTTGKVAKQANGAIWARVGDTVVLTTACMTDKPRVGLDFFPLLVDFEERYYSAGKIPGGFIKREGRPSQTAILSARVIDRSIRSLFEDWMRHDVHVVTTVLSVDQKNTPNILAINAASAALCISDIPWNGPVGAVRMGYVNGQLVVNPTEDQMPESSLDLTVAGHADGITMVEAGAHEVPEALLIDALGVAQEEIRKICQFQLKMREEIGLPKRELPHTEVIEPIDKWVADNLQDEVAVAVMIHDKKERGAAISALVDKAVEHFAVEYPDSAVYISGVVEGWVKKKMRYITAHQKVRADGRATDQIRPISCEIGLLPRVHGSALFTRGETMSLATATLGMLGEDDQMMDGLKHNEPNKRFLLHYNFPPFSVGEVRPMRGPGRREIGHGALAERALAPIIPSEEDFPYVVRVVSDILESNGSSSQASICGGSLALMAAGVPVKCHVAGIAMGLIKEGDDVVILTDIQGLEDHYGDMDFKVAGTREGVTALQMDNKAGGITKEILTQALGQARKARMEILDKMEACIAAPVELSQYAPRIFTMQIDVEKIRDVIGTGGKVIRNIVAESGAKVNVEDDGTIYISSTEPEAVKKAEKMITDIVRDVVAGEAFFGRVTRLMSFGAFVEVLPGKEGLLHVSEVSTRHIDKIESVFAPGDQVMVMVKEIDDQNRINLSRRRLLADPELIKSAGLEEYLPMEEERDKQIEALPPSAPRERSERPPFRRNDSGDRPRRDGDRDRRGPRRH, encoded by the coding sequence ATGGAGAAAACGTATTCATTGACAGTCGGCGGGCAAGAGTTGCAGTTCACAACAGGGAAAGTGGCCAAACAGGCCAACGGAGCCATTTGGGCCCGCGTGGGCGACACAGTCGTCCTGACGACCGCCTGCATGACCGATAAGCCACGAGTGGGGCTGGACTTTTTCCCTCTGCTCGTTGACTTTGAGGAGCGCTATTACTCGGCCGGCAAAATCCCCGGAGGCTTCATCAAGCGCGAAGGGCGCCCGTCTCAGACTGCCATTCTGAGCGCTCGGGTTATCGACCGGTCGATTCGGTCGCTGTTTGAGGACTGGATGCGTCACGACGTTCACGTCGTCACAACCGTCCTTTCAGTCGACCAGAAAAACACGCCCAACATCTTGGCAATTAACGCCGCGTCCGCCGCTCTGTGCATTTCAGATATCCCGTGGAACGGCCCGGTCGGCGCAGTCCGCATGGGCTACGTGAACGGCCAGCTGGTCGTGAACCCGACAGAAGATCAGATGCCCGAAAGCTCTCTCGACCTGACCGTCGCCGGACACGCCGACGGAATTACCATGGTCGAGGCGGGGGCCCACGAAGTGCCGGAAGCGCTCCTTATTGACGCCTTGGGCGTTGCGCAGGAGGAAATCCGCAAGATCTGCCAGTTCCAGCTCAAGATGCGGGAGGAAATCGGCCTGCCCAAGCGGGAGCTTCCTCACACTGAGGTCATCGAACCCATCGACAAGTGGGTCGCCGACAACCTGCAGGATGAAGTCGCCGTCGCCGTGATGATTCACGACAAGAAGGAGCGCGGCGCGGCGATCAGCGCGCTGGTTGACAAGGCTGTGGAGCACTTCGCCGTCGAGTACCCGGACAGCGCAGTCTACATTTCAGGCGTCGTCGAAGGCTGGGTCAAGAAGAAGATGCGCTACATCACGGCCCATCAGAAGGTCCGGGCCGACGGTCGGGCGACCGACCAAATTCGTCCGATCTCTTGCGAAATCGGCCTGCTGCCCCGCGTCCACGGCTCGGCGCTTTTCACCCGCGGCGAGACCATGTCGCTGGCTACGGCCACGTTGGGCATGCTGGGCGAAGACGACCAGATGATGGACGGGTTGAAGCACAACGAGCCCAACAAGCGGTTCTTGCTCCACTACAACTTCCCGCCGTTCTCGGTCGGTGAAGTCCGGCCCATGCGCGGCCCAGGCCGCCGCGAAATCGGCCACGGCGCTCTGGCTGAACGGGCATTGGCCCCGATTATCCCGAGCGAAGAGGACTTTCCCTATGTGGTTCGCGTCGTCTCGGACATTCTGGAGTCCAACGGCTCGAGCTCCCAGGCGTCCATCTGCGGCGGCAGCCTCGCGCTGATGGCCGCCGGCGTGCCGGTCAAGTGCCACGTCGCCGGAATCGCCATGGGGCTCATCAAAGAGGGAGACGACGTCGTCATCCTCACGGACATTCAAGGCTTGGAAGACCACTACGGCGACATGGACTTTAAAGTCGCCGGAACCCGCGAAGGTGTCACAGCCCTGCAGATGGACAACAAGGCCGGCGGCATCACGAAGGAAATTCTCACACAGGCCCTTGGGCAGGCGCGTAAGGCCCGCATGGAGATCCTCGACAAGATGGAAGCCTGCATCGCAGCTCCTGTCGAGCTGTCCCAGTACGCGCCCCGCATTTTCACCATGCAGATCGACGTTGAAAAAATCCGTGACGTTATCGGTACCGGCGGAAAGGTGATCCGCAACATCGTGGCCGAAAGCGGCGCCAAGGTCAACGTGGAAGACGACGGCACAATTTACATTTCATCGACCGAACCGGAGGCAGTGAAAAAGGCCGAAAAGATGATCACCGACATCGTGCGCGACGTCGTTGCCGGTGAGGCATTTTTCGGCCGCGTGACACGGCTCATGTCGTTCGGCGCGTTCGTCGAAGTGCTGCCCGGCAAGGAAGGACTTCTTCACGTCAGCGAGGTCAGCACCCGACACATCGACAAGATTGAAAGCGTCTTCGCTCCCGGCGATCAGGTCATGGTGATGGTCAAGGAAATCGACGATCAGAACCGGATCAACCTGTCCCGCCGCCGGCTGCTGGCTGACCCGGAGCTGATCAAGTCCGCCGGCTTGGAAGAATACCTGCCCATGGAAGAGGAGCGGGACAAACAGATTGAAGCCCTCCCGCCGTCCGCTCCCAGAGAGCGGAGTGAACGGCCCCCGTTCCGCCGGAACGATTCGGGTGACCGCCCCCGCCGGGACGGCGACAGGGACAGACGCGGCCCACGTCGTCACTGA
- a CDS encoding YbhN family protein, with protein MSLKRGLIIFLLLTMGVSAVVIWSSLDKKALDVISSADWRIVSFALLAVFASWGCDAGRFCLVARSMGYKITFGRGLLLTWLLYFGCAVTPMQVGGGPFQVFVLYKRDGVPVGSGVAITLIRTLLSTFILSIAAPSAILLAPELLHGHKAVVGVFIYVLLLSVVVWTVFIFSVVHPETLRRLIGRFTLWLRRFKRLKRLPVLKIYRRLGQEMDSYSSNIRLMLGAGRRSFFGAVLLSVLQLMAIFSVLPILICALGLPVNYIQAISAQAMFMFILYFIPTPGASGVAEGGGAALFGLLVPWNLAGVTAIFWRFMTEYISIFLGCLVAIKLIGWGQAEKLIEGDDGDESERNDAA; from the coding sequence ATGAGTCTCAAGCGAGGTCTGATCATCTTCCTGCTGCTCACGATGGGAGTCAGCGCGGTCGTTATCTGGTCAAGCCTTGACAAAAAGGCTCTTGACGTCATTTCGTCGGCAGATTGGAGAATTGTCTCGTTTGCCCTGCTGGCCGTCTTCGCCTCTTGGGGGTGCGACGCCGGGCGGTTCTGTCTCGTTGCCCGCTCGATGGGCTACAAGATAACGTTCGGCCGGGGGCTGCTCCTGACGTGGCTTTTATATTTCGGCTGCGCGGTAACGCCGATGCAAGTCGGCGGCGGCCCGTTTCAGGTGTTCGTCCTTTATAAAAGAGACGGCGTGCCTGTCGGCAGCGGCGTGGCGATCACGCTGATTCGAACCTTGCTTTCCACGTTTATCCTGAGCATTGCCGCCCCGTCGGCGATACTCTTGGCGCCGGAGCTGCTTCACGGACACAAGGCTGTGGTCGGCGTGTTCATCTACGTCCTTCTGCTGTCGGTTGTGGTCTGGACCGTGTTTATCTTCAGCGTAGTACACCCTGAAACGCTGCGCCGGCTTATCGGTCGGTTTACCCTCTGGCTTCGGCGCTTCAAGCGGCTGAAACGCCTGCCGGTGCTGAAGATCTACCGTCGGCTGGGGCAGGAGATGGACAGTTACAGCTCGAACATTCGGCTCATGTTGGGCGCCGGACGGCGTTCCTTTTTCGGAGCGGTTTTGTTGTCTGTACTGCAGCTGATGGCTATTTTTTCCGTGCTACCGATTCTCATCTGCGCCTTGGGTCTGCCGGTCAACTACATTCAGGCCATCTCAGCTCAGGCGATGTTCATGTTCATTCTGTACTTCATCCCCACACCCGGCGCCAGCGGCGTGGCAGAAGGCGGCGGGGCGGCGCTCTTCGGGCTGCTCGTCCCTTGGAACCTTGCCGGCGTTACGGCAATCTTCTGGCGTTTTATGACCGAGTACATTTCGATTTTCCTCGGCTGTCTTGTGGCCATCAAGCTGATCGGCTGGGGACAGGCCGAAAAGCTCATTGAAGGAGATGACGGCGATGAGTCCGAGCGAAACGACGCGGCCTGA
- a CDS encoding isochorismatase family protein, protein MTDRLTRSNALTVFIDLQARLLGAIPDGETILKRASDLATVSRTLGVPCVLTEQNPAKLGGTDALLLGEVRESPRVEKKCFSCADSEPFMALLEKSGRKNVILAGVETHICVYMTAVDLKRLGYGVTVVMDCCSCQRLEDGQLAAANLRALGIPTLPLVTVAYRLLQEAGTPEFKALLPLFR, encoded by the coding sequence GTGACAGATCGACTGACGCGGTCGAACGCTCTGACCGTTTTTATTGACCTTCAGGCTCGCCTTTTAGGGGCGATTCCGGACGGAGAAACTATCCTGAAACGCGCGTCTGATTTAGCCACCGTTTCTCGGACGCTGGGCGTCCCCTGCGTTTTGACCGAGCAGAATCCGGCAAAGTTAGGAGGCACAGACGCGCTGTTGCTCGGCGAGGTCCGAGAATCGCCCCGAGTGGAGAAAAAATGTTTTTCCTGCGCTGATTCGGAGCCTTTTATGGCCCTGTTGGAGAAAAGCGGGCGGAAAAACGTCATTCTGGCCGGAGTAGAAACTCACATCTGCGTGTACATGACGGCGGTCGACCTGAAACGGCTTGGGTATGGCGTAACGGTTGTCATGGACTGCTGCTCCTGCCAGCGCCTCGAAGACGGACAGCTGGCCGCGGCAAATCTTCGCGCGTTAGGTATTCCAACTCTGCCCCTTGTGACGGTCGCCTATCGGCTTCTTCAGGAGGCAGGCACTCCGGAGTTTAAGGCCCTGCTGCCGCTGTTTCGATGA
- the rpsO gene encoding 30S ribosomal protein S15, with translation MLDKNVKQDIISNYRVHATDTGSPEVQVAVLTQRIRDLTEHLKVHVHDYHSKRGLLTLVGKRRKLLRYLRDKDFNRYKTLIESLGLRH, from the coding sequence ATGCTCGACAAGAACGTGAAGCAGGATATCATTTCCAATTACCGGGTGCACGCCACAGACACAGGTTCTCCGGAAGTTCAGGTAGCAGTCCTCACTCAGAGGATTCGTGATCTGACGGAGCACCTGAAGGTTCACGTGCACGACTACCATTCAAAGCGTGGCCTTCTTACCCTGGTCGGCAAGCGTCGCAAACTGCTGCGGTACCTGAGAGACAAAGACTTCAACCGCTACAAGACGCTTATCGAGAGCCTAGGGCTGCGCCACTGA
- a CDS encoding tRNA 2-thiocytidine biosynthesis TtcA family protein has protein sequence MDDKADRAGELPEISRRIRRLIGRAIYRFDLIHPGDRIAVGLSGGKDSSLLLYALACMKRWSPVKFTLQALTVDMTDGNWDTRPMAALCDMLDVPYQVVTFPVVSAIEGRNERSPCSFCANIRRGILDGTARQLGCNSVALGHHLDDTVETVLMNLFRGGRFRAYLPRLYQDRSQVWVIRPLVYLTERQVRLENERLGLTRFHLSYTCPFSSDTERARTKELVRKLEETFPSLKSNVQHALETLTEDDLWRHVCQLRRDDLGETGNQLRKKSVEGLQEGLS, from the coding sequence ATGGACGATAAAGCCGATCGGGCCGGAGAACTGCCTGAAATCAGCCGGCGTATCAGGCGGCTGATTGGCCGCGCCATCTACCGGTTTGACTTGATTCACCCCGGCGACCGTATTGCCGTCGGGCTTTCTGGCGGCAAAGACAGCTCTCTTCTTCTCTACGCCTTGGCCTGTATGAAACGGTGGAGCCCCGTCAAATTTACGCTTCAGGCTCTGACAGTGGATATGACCGACGGCAACTGGGATACCCGGCCGATGGCCGCGCTGTGCGACATGCTCGATGTGCCCTACCAGGTCGTTACGTTTCCGGTTGTTAGCGCCATCGAAGGGCGGAACGAGCGATCGCCCTGCAGCTTCTGCGCCAACATTCGCCGGGGAATCCTGGACGGCACGGCGCGCCAGTTAGGCTGCAACTCGGTCGCTCTGGGCCATCATTTGGACGATACGGTTGAAACGGTTCTGATGAACCTCTTTCGGGGCGGAAGGTTTCGGGCGTATTTGCCCCGCCTGTATCAGGACCGAAGTCAAGTGTGGGTCATTCGGCCGTTAGTCTACTTGACGGAGCGGCAGGTTCGCCTTGAAAACGAGCGTCTTGGCCTGACCCGTTTTCACCTGTCCTACACCTGTCCTTTTTCTTCCGACACCGAGCGGGCGAGGACGAAAGAGTTAGTTCGGAAACTTGAGGAGACGTTCCCTTCGCTAAAGAGCAACGTCCAGCACGCTTTGGAAACTTTGACAGAGGACGACCTTTGGCGTCACGTGTGTCAACTTCGGCGGGATGACCTTGGAGAAACGGGCAACCAACTTCGGAAGAAATCGGTAGAAGGGCTTCAAGAGGGACTCTCTTGA
- a CDS encoding aminotransferase class I/II-fold pyridoxal phosphate-dependent enzyme, translated as MKRLESVLAADLERLSAEGRRKGREEIIVGTKPASGKFGPRFFLKGHGSKEFIRLNSNSYLGLSFRPELLAAEEKASREFGVGPGACRFISGTQAPHRDLEKKLAAFHGREDAIIFSAAYTTVGGVITSLVSPETAVISDELNHNSIINAIRLSRPQVKFVYSHNNMEDLKAKIAEAVKSGAKRLIVVTDGVFSMRGDYAPLKELVQIVHSADDSFPENAIVIMDDSHGVGAYGPTGRGTEEICGAKVDVLIGTLGKAYGVNGGYACSSKTVITYLKEHAAMYIYSNPISAGEAAAVAASLDILQSDEGKKILAHLSAVTKRFEDGLKKLGYETIEGPHPVTPMVLRDTAKTRAMVAHLLEGGVLATGMTFPVVPKGAEEIRFQINADHTEADIDKVLEVIASFPK; from the coding sequence ATGAAACGTCTGGAATCAGTACTTGCCGCTGATCTGGAGCGCCTATCTGCCGAGGGGCGCCGCAAGGGAAGAGAAGAGATCATCGTCGGGACGAAGCCGGCGTCCGGGAAGTTCGGCCCTCGGTTCTTCCTGAAGGGACACGGCTCAAAAGAGTTTATCCGCTTGAACTCCAACTCGTACTTGGGGCTCTCCTTCCGGCCTGAGCTGCTGGCGGCGGAAGAGAAGGCCAGCCGGGAGTTCGGCGTCGGCCCCGGAGCCTGCCGGTTCATCAGCGGAACGCAGGCACCCCATCGTGACCTTGAGAAGAAACTGGCCGCCTTCCACGGCCGCGAGGACGCCATCATCTTCAGCGCCGCTTATACAACCGTCGGCGGCGTCATCACGTCCCTCGTGAGCCCTGAAACGGCCGTCATCAGCGACGAGCTGAATCACAACAGCATCATCAACGCCATTCGGCTTTCCCGCCCGCAGGTCAAGTTCGTGTATTCCCACAACAACATGGAAGACCTGAAGGCGAAAATCGCCGAGGCCGTCAAGTCCGGCGCCAAACGGCTCATCGTCGTCACAGACGGCGTGTTCAGCATGAGAGGTGACTACGCGCCTTTGAAAGAGCTCGTTCAGATCGTCCACAGCGCCGATGACTCGTTCCCAGAGAACGCCATCGTCATCATGGACGACAGCCACGGCGTGGGCGCGTACGGACCGACCGGCCGTGGGACCGAGGAGATCTGCGGTGCGAAGGTAGACGTGCTCATCGGAACGCTTGGCAAAGCCTACGGCGTCAACGGCGGCTACGCCTGCTCGTCAAAAACCGTGATCACCTATTTGAAGGAACACGCGGCCATGTACATCTACTCGAACCCGATTTCCGCCGGCGAAGCGGCGGCCGTCGCGGCGTCCCTCGACATTCTCCAGAGCGACGAGGGCAAAAAGATTCTGGCTCACTTGTCCGCGGTGACCAAACGGTTTGAGGACGGCCTAAAGAAGCTGGGATATGAGACGATTGAGGGCCCGCACCCGGTGACGCCGATGGTGCTTCGCGACACCGCCAAGACCCGGGCCATGGTGGCGCACCTGCTGGAAGGCGGCGTTTTGGCGACTGGCATGACCTTCCCTGTGGTGCCAAAGGGCGCAGAAGAAATTCGCTTCCAGATCAACGCGGATCACACCGAAGCTGATATCGACAAGGTTCTGGAAGTCATCGCCTCGTTTCCCAAGTAG